Genomic DNA from Deinococcus malanensis:
CATGCTGACGTTCGATCCGCACGGCATCTATGGCCATCCGGACCACCTTGTCGCCCACCGCGCGGCGACGGCTGCTTTCAGCAGCGCCGGAAATCGCGGCCACGAGGTGCAGCGGCTGTTCTACGTGGTACAGACAGGCGAGGAGATGCGCCGCCTTCAAGGCGGGCAGGCCCTCGGGGTACTCAGTGGACTTGCCCCACAGACCTATGCGGTGTCTGACGCCACGATTGCAGCCCGGATCGACGTCCATGCACACGCGGGTCAGAAGCGCGCCGCGCTGCACGCTCACCGGACGCAGACGGGCCCACTGAGCACCCTGGGGAACCTGTCTGACGAGCAGATCGGGCCCCTGCTGGAGCAGGAGACGTTCAGCCTGGGTGGCTTGCGCGGGCCCATGGCCCGCTACCCGGTTGAGGACCTGTTCGAGGGCGTGAACATTACCTACCGCCAGGAGCAGCTGTGCCGGAGCTGACGCCTCTGGCCGTCGTTGGGAACGTGAATGTGGACCTGATTCTTGGGCCATTGGCAGGCTGGCCGGAAGAAGGCACCGAGGTGCTGGTCCCGGAGCTCATCTGGCGTGTTGGTGGCAGCGCTGGCCACGTTGCGCTGGCCTGTGCCGAGCTCG
This window encodes:
- a CDS encoding PIG-L deacetylase family protein translates to MQASLLAVFAHPDDEVLRCGGTLARYASQGADVTLICLTRGEAGKNTDPSLQVTDLAAQREQELRNSCAHLGVAPPIFLGYRDSCRGDRLRRDDPLATINVDPLEIEARILEVIDLVRPQVMLTFDPHGIYGHPDHLVAHRAATAAFSSAGNRGHEVQRLFYVVQTGEEMRRLQGGQALGVLSGLAPQTYAVSDATIAARIDVHAHAGQKRAALHAHRTQTGPLSTLGNLSDEQIGPLLEQETFSLGGLRGPMARYPVEDLFEGVNITYRQEQLCRS